In the genome of Gordonia rubripertincta, one region contains:
- the gdhA gene encoding NADP-specific glutamate dehydrogenase, with product MGATVAVLDEKISDLYEQVVARNPGEAEFHQAVREVFDSLGPVLAKHPHYADAGIIKRLTEPERQIIFRVPWIDDQNQVQVNRGFRVEFNSALGPYKGGLRFHPSVYLGVVKFLGFEQIFKNALTGLPIGGGKGGSDFDPKGKSDLEIMRFCQSFMTELYRHIGEYTDVPAGDIGVGGREIGYLFGQYKRITNRYESGVLTGKGLAWGGSQVRTEATGYGAVFFVRDMLAAADDKLDGKTVVVSGSGNVAIYAIEKIQQLGGRVVACSDSSGYIVDEAGIDLELLKEIKNVQRGRIGDYVNAHPSARLVTSGSMWNVPTDIAIPCATQNELNGADAAQLVKNGVRIVAEGANMPCTPEAVRIFAEAGVSFAPGKAANAGGVATSALEMQQNASRDSWSFGYTEERLSEIMTSIHDHCLHTAEEYGAPGNYVLGANIAGFTQVADAMLALGLI from the coding sequence GTGGGGGCCACCGTGGCCGTGCTCGACGAGAAGATCAGCGATCTGTACGAACAGGTGGTTGCCCGCAACCCCGGCGAGGCCGAGTTCCACCAGGCCGTTCGGGAGGTCTTCGACAGCCTCGGACCCGTCCTGGCCAAGCACCCGCACTACGCCGACGCCGGCATCATCAAGCGTCTGACCGAACCCGAGCGCCAGATCATCTTCCGCGTGCCGTGGATCGACGACCAGAACCAGGTGCAGGTCAACCGCGGATTCCGCGTCGAGTTCAACTCGGCACTCGGCCCCTACAAGGGCGGCCTCCGCTTCCACCCCAGCGTCTACCTCGGCGTGGTCAAGTTCCTCGGCTTCGAGCAGATCTTCAAGAACGCACTGACCGGCCTGCCCATCGGCGGCGGCAAGGGTGGTTCCGACTTCGATCCCAAGGGCAAGTCGGACCTCGAGATCATGCGGTTCTGCCAGTCCTTCATGACCGAGCTCTACCGCCACATCGGTGAGTACACGGACGTGCCCGCCGGTGACATCGGCGTGGGTGGCCGCGAGATCGGCTATCTGTTCGGCCAGTACAAGCGCATCACCAACCGCTACGAGTCAGGTGTCCTGACCGGCAAGGGACTCGCCTGGGGCGGGTCGCAGGTCCGCACCGAGGCCACCGGCTACGGCGCGGTGTTCTTCGTCCGCGACATGCTCGCGGCGGCCGACGACAAGCTCGACGGCAAGACAGTCGTCGTGTCCGGCTCGGGCAACGTCGCCATCTACGCCATCGAGAAGATCCAGCAACTCGGCGGCCGCGTCGTCGCCTGCTCGGATTCGAGCGGGTACATCGTCGACGAAGCCGGCATCGACCTGGAACTCCTCAAGGAGATCAAGAACGTCCAGCGGGGTCGCATCGGTGACTATGTGAACGCCCACCCCTCGGCGCGGCTCGTCACCAGCGGCTCGATGTGGAACGTGCCCACCGACATCGCCATCCCGTGTGCGACGCAGAACGAGCTGAACGGCGCCGATGCCGCACAGCTCGTCAAGAACGGCGTGCGGATCGTCGCCGAGGGCGCCAACATGCCCTGCACCCCCGAGGCCGTGCGCATCTTCGCCGAAGCGGGCGTCAGCTTCGCACCCGGCAAGGCGGCCAACGCCGGAGGCGTCGCCACGAGCGCACTCGAGATGCAGCAGAACGCATCTCGTGACTCATGGAGCTTCGGTTACACCGAAGAGCGCCTATCCGAGATCATGACCTCCATCCACGACCACTGCCTGCACACCGCCGAGGAGTACGGCGCTCCCGGCAACTACGTGCTGGGCGCGAACATCGCGGGCTTCACCCAGGTCGCCGATGCGATGCTGGCTCTCGGCCTGATCTGA
- a CDS encoding GreA/GreB family elongation factor — protein MTTAAPVPTTPLTRDALERQLAAEIRDRAVVSAEVLDHRAAGDLDNNDAYHRTLERLESLDRRLAQLYAALSTAEAEPSADGTVQVGSVVTVVFDHDPADVTTFLVGAPEQYALVGMDVCSPDSPLGRAVLGADVGDVRTYPLPNGQTCTVAVKDHRIELL, from the coding sequence ATGACCACCGCAGCACCTGTCCCGACAACGCCCCTGACCCGAGATGCGCTCGAGCGTCAGCTGGCCGCCGAGATTCGCGATCGAGCCGTCGTCAGTGCCGAGGTCCTCGATCACCGCGCCGCCGGCGATCTGGACAACAACGACGCCTACCATCGCACCCTGGAGCGCCTCGAGTCGCTCGACCGGCGTCTGGCGCAGCTGTACGCCGCGCTGTCCACGGCAGAGGCCGAACCGTCAGCAGACGGCACCGTGCAAGTCGGCTCGGTCGTCACGGTCGTCTTCGATCACGATCCAGCCGATGTCACAACCTTCCTGGTGGGAGCACCGGAACAGTATGCCCTGGTGGGTATGGACGTGTGTTCGCCCGACTCACCGCTCGGTCGTGCGGTGCTGGGCGCGGACGTCGGCGACGTCCGGACCTATCCGCTGCCGAACGGGCAGACATGCACGGTCGCGGTGAAAGACCACCGGATCGAGCTTCTCTGA
- a CDS encoding alpha/beta hydrolase → MSIWQRAVALACAGVVAVTGSLAIGGSVAAAPKDTSSLEVARVLSVSPTTPTRSTVTVYSVAMERPVRVSVLLPRDREKPRPTVYLLDGIDGGIYTNYTQSGWTFQTDIVKFMADKPVNVVMPIGGMAAYYTDWQKPDPVLGRNKWETFLTKELPPLIDKRFNGNGRNVIGGLSMGALGAMSIAVRHPDLYRGVAAFSGCLDQGSPEYRQATAASVSTRGGNPDNMWGPVGHSTWDDHNPAAHVDVLKGKPVYVAVGNGLPDPSLGIAGVASPVGGVLEGVVLQCTQSFKRRADAAGVKVTYDFRSGLHSWGYWNEDLHRAWPTIAKGLGVPR, encoded by the coding sequence ATGTCTATCTGGCAGAGAGCCGTCGCACTCGCATGTGCGGGCGTCGTCGCCGTGACCGGAAGCCTGGCCATCGGGGGGTCGGTCGCCGCAGCGCCGAAGGATACGTCGAGCCTCGAGGTGGCACGCGTGCTGTCCGTGTCGCCGACCACGCCGACCCGTTCGACCGTGACGGTCTATTCGGTCGCCATGGAGCGGCCCGTTCGCGTCAGCGTGCTACTCCCCCGAGACCGTGAGAAACCCCGCCCGACGGTGTACCTCCTCGACGGGATCGACGGAGGCATCTACACCAACTACACACAGAGCGGTTGGACGTTCCAGACCGACATCGTGAAGTTCATGGCGGACAAACCGGTCAACGTGGTCATGCCCATCGGCGGGATGGCCGCCTACTACACCGACTGGCAGAAGCCGGATCCTGTTCTGGGACGGAACAAATGGGAGACGTTCTTGACCAAGGAGCTGCCCCCGCTGATCGACAAACGCTTCAACGGCAACGGCCGGAACGTCATCGGCGGACTGTCGATGGGCGCCCTGGGCGCGATGTCGATCGCCGTCCGCCATCCCGACCTCTATCGCGGTGTGGCGGCGTTCAGCGGCTGCCTCGACCAGGGTTCACCCGAGTACCGTCAGGCCACGGCCGCGTCGGTGTCGACCCGCGGCGGCAACCCCGACAACATGTGGGGTCCGGTGGGCCACTCGACCTGGGACGACCACAATCCGGCCGCCCACGTGGACGTACTGAAGGGCAAACCGGTCTACGTCGCGGTCGGCAACGGCCTGCCCGACCCGTCGCTGGGAATCGCCGGCGTCGCCTCCCCGGTGGGCGGTGTTCTCGAAGGGGTCGTCCTCCAGTGCACGCAGAGCTTCAAGCGCCGGGCCGATGCCGCGGGCGTCAAGGTCACCTACGACTTCAGGTCCGGCCTGCACTCGTGGGGCTACTGGAACGAAGACCTCCACCGTGCGTGGCCCACCATCGCCAAGGGACTGGGCGTTCCACGCTGA
- a CDS encoding winged helix-turn-helix transcriptional regulator, giving the protein MMKLVGPLAERDRWEATHCSIAKAVELVGTRSAILILREAFYGATRFDQFARRVGITDAVASARLKELTEAGVFTKVPYQDPGQRVRYEYLLTDMGRDLFPVVMSLMQWGNEHLQPDGAPLTVTDTTHNPVRVGVVTGEQKTLDPEDVEVRVNRSVR; this is encoded by the coding sequence ATGATGAAGCTGGTGGGACCGCTCGCGGAACGTGACCGGTGGGAGGCGACGCACTGCTCGATCGCCAAAGCGGTCGAGCTGGTCGGTACCCGATCGGCGATCCTGATCCTGCGCGAGGCGTTCTATGGCGCGACCCGGTTCGACCAGTTCGCCCGCCGGGTCGGCATCACCGATGCGGTCGCCTCGGCCCGATTGAAAGAGCTCACCGAGGCGGGTGTCTTCACGAAGGTCCCGTATCAGGACCCTGGTCAGCGGGTCCGGTACGAATATCTGCTCACCGACATGGGTCGCGACCTGTTCCCGGTGGTGATGTCACTGATGCAGTGGGGCAACGAGCATCTGCAGCCCGACGGCGCACCGCTCACTGTCACCGACACGACCCACAATCCGGTTCGGGTCGGGGTGGTGACGGGCGAGCAGAAGACCCTCGACCCCGAGGATGTCGAGGTGAGGGTCAACCGCTCGGTGCGATGA
- a CDS encoding acetyl-CoA C-acyltransferase, protein MATAVIVDAVRTPIGKGKPSGGLQDVHPVDLLAHSLRSIVDRTGINPAEIDDVITGVVSQVGEQSFNIARRALLAAGYPESVPGVSIDRQCGSGQQAIAFAAQGVIAGTYDVVVAAGVESMSRVPMGSAAVGASDLNGVAFDERYPDGLVGQGISAELIAARWGISRTAIDEFSLRSHELAAHATKNGLFDDEVAPVAGLTADEGIRVGGTLESLGGLRPAYYDEAIARRFPEIDWKITAASASQISDGSAAVLVMSEEKAAELGLRPRARVHTIAVTGDDPLLMLTAIIPATRKVLARSGLALSDIDLFEVNEAFAPVVLAWARDLGVDLDKVNVNGGAIALGHPLGASGARLATTGLNALEQRGGRFLLQTMCEAGGLANATIYERLG, encoded by the coding sequence ATGGCAACTGCAGTCATCGTGGACGCGGTACGCACTCCGATCGGAAAGGGGAAGCCTTCGGGTGGGCTGCAGGACGTCCATCCGGTCGACCTTCTCGCGCACAGTCTCCGGTCGATCGTCGACCGGACGGGCATCAATCCGGCGGAGATCGACGACGTCATCACCGGAGTCGTGAGCCAGGTGGGCGAGCAGAGCTTCAACATCGCACGACGTGCCCTACTGGCGGCGGGTTATCCGGAGTCGGTGCCCGGTGTGTCGATCGACCGCCAGTGCGGCAGTGGACAGCAGGCGATCGCGTTCGCGGCCCAGGGAGTCATCGCGGGCACCTACGACGTGGTCGTGGCCGCGGGAGTCGAATCGATGTCCCGGGTTCCGATGGGCTCGGCCGCGGTGGGGGCGTCGGACCTGAACGGTGTCGCGTTCGACGAGCGCTATCCGGATGGACTGGTCGGACAGGGCATCTCCGCGGAACTCATCGCCGCGCGATGGGGCATCTCGAGGACGGCGATCGACGAGTTCTCCCTGCGCTCCCATGAACTGGCGGCGCACGCGACCAAGAACGGACTGTTCGACGACGAGGTCGCACCGGTCGCCGGGTTGACCGCCGACGAGGGGATTCGGGTCGGCGGCACCCTCGAGAGCCTGGGCGGTCTCCGACCCGCCTACTACGACGAGGCGATCGCTCGGCGGTTCCCCGAGATCGACTGGAAGATCACCGCCGCCAGTGCGAGCCAGATCAGCGACGGGTCGGCCGCCGTCCTCGTCATGAGCGAGGAGAAAGCGGCCGAGCTCGGCCTGCGCCCGCGGGCGCGGGTCCACACCATCGCGGTGACCGGCGACGATCCGCTCCTGATGCTCACCGCGATCATCCCGGCGACCCGAAAGGTGCTCGCGCGCAGCGGACTCGCCCTGTCTGACATCGACCTGTTCGAGGTCAACGAGGCCTTCGCGCCGGTCGTGCTGGCCTGGGCCCGGGATCTCGGCGTCGACCTCGACAAGGTGAACGTCAACGGCGGGGCGATCGCTCTCGGGCACCCGCTGGGAGCCAGCGGAGCACGACTGGCGACCACCGGCCTGAACGCGCTCGAGCAGCGGGGCGGGCGCTTCCTGCTGCAGACGATGTGTGAGGCGGGCGGTCTCGCGAACGCGACGATCTACGAACGCCTCGGCTGA
- a CDS encoding SDR family NAD(P)-dependent oxidoreductase, whose translation MGARDTERGEKAAAEAGARFVQLDVTDDASVAAALARVDALEGRLDVLVHNAEISGDWVVDGPTAARVFDTNAVGIVRVTEAALPLLRKSDQPRVVTVSSSMGSFWAVTNPDRPEYGLTAALYAASKSAATMLTLQYSKSEPGIKFNALEPGFTSTDMTTGTGMTGGRPVEESARTVVQLATMGPDGPTGTLQDENGLLPW comes from the coding sequence ATCGGCGCGCGCGACACCGAACGCGGCGAGAAGGCCGCCGCCGAGGCCGGCGCGCGTTTCGTACAGCTCGATGTCACAGACGACGCGTCGGTCGCTGCGGCACTCGCACGAGTCGACGCCCTCGAAGGACGGCTCGACGTGCTCGTACACAACGCGGAGATCTCCGGTGACTGGGTCGTCGACGGCCCCACCGCCGCCCGGGTTTTCGACACCAACGCCGTGGGCATCGTCCGAGTCACCGAGGCCGCGCTGCCGCTGCTGCGCAAATCGGACCAGCCGCGCGTCGTCACCGTGTCCAGCAGCATGGGATCGTTCTGGGCCGTCACCAACCCGGACCGCCCCGAGTACGGGCTGACCGCCGCGCTCTACGCCGCGTCCAAGTCGGCGGCGACGATGCTGACGCTGCAGTACTCCAAGAGCGAACCGGGCATCAAGTTCAATGCGCTCGAGCCGGGCTTCACGTCCACCGACATGACCACCGGCACCGGGATGACGGGCGGCCGACCCGTCGAGGAAAGTGCACGCACCGTCGTGCAGCTGGCAACGATGGGACCCGACGGACCCACCGGCACGTTGCAGGACGAAAACGGGCTCCTCCCCTGGTGA
- a CDS encoding LGFP repeat-containing protein: MSGLWSLLRRASRDIRPAAGRNRWRYSSVGLAIVATAMSLVVLAPNAQADRVINGIVVGGKIEEAYSKTGGFWKWGAPTGPERASAKRGRYQTFARDVSFYWHPAVDGGTAHQVGGAIRTRWQKIGAERGALGFPTTNEYKSGKGRTSDFQGGTITWSKTGGAQIVWGGILQKWRAQGAAKGYYGVPLGGEYRIGNRFAQDFQNGTIFWP, from the coding sequence ATGTCTGGACTCTGGTCTCTGCTTCGACGCGCCTCCCGTGACATCCGCCCCGCCGCCGGCCGTAACCGCTGGCGGTATTCCTCGGTGGGCCTGGCGATCGTCGCCACCGCCATGTCCCTCGTCGTTCTCGCTCCGAACGCTCAGGCCGATCGGGTGATCAACGGGATCGTCGTCGGTGGGAAAATCGAGGAGGCGTACTCCAAGACCGGCGGTTTCTGGAAGTGGGGCGCGCCAACCGGTCCCGAACGGGCGTCCGCCAAGCGTGGCCGATACCAGACCTTCGCCCGCGACGTGTCCTTCTACTGGCACCCGGCAGTCGACGGCGGAACGGCTCATCAGGTCGGCGGCGCGATCCGGACCCGCTGGCAGAAGATCGGCGCCGAGCGTGGCGCCCTGGGCTTCCCGACGACCAACGAGTACAAGTCGGGCAAGGGGCGGACCAGTGACTTCCAGGGCGGCACGATCACCTGGTCCAAGACCGGTGGCGCGCAGATCGTCTGGGGCGGCATCTTGCAGAAGTGGCGCGCACAGGGTGCCGCCAAGGGGTACTACGGCGTCCCGCTCGGTGGCGAGTATCGCATCGGCAATCGGTTCGCCCAGGACTTCCAGAACGGAACCATCTTCTGGCCCTGA
- a CDS encoding AMIN-like domain-containing (lipo)protein: MMRVRAAVVPFIAALVVAGCSSADGEPGGGGGVASTVTETVTSTPPPRPGSTATSEDSGPKAAPAGEDARLTVTDIRTGSHDGFDRVVYELGGTGVPGWHVAYVDEALQDGSGFPVDVAGEAILEVQITGSAYPFDSGVEPYDGPDPIRAQPGGSVVEVRGALVFEGVTQSFIGVSEPRSPFTVNALTDPTRLVIDVQR; the protein is encoded by the coding sequence ATGATGCGTGTGCGCGCTGCGGTCGTCCCCTTCATCGCTGCCCTTGTCGTCGCGGGTTGTTCTTCTGCCGACGGTGAGCCTGGCGGTGGCGGCGGAGTCGCGTCGACGGTGACCGAGACGGTTACGTCGACGCCGCCGCCCAGGCCCGGTTCGACGGCGACCAGCGAGGACTCCGGTCCAAAGGCGGCGCCCGCAGGCGAGGACGCCCGACTCACCGTCACCGACATCCGTACCGGCTCGCACGACGGTTTCGATCGGGTTGTCTACGAGCTCGGTGGCACCGGTGTGCCCGGTTGGCACGTCGCCTACGTCGACGAGGCACTCCAGGACGGAAGTGGCTTCCCGGTAGACGTCGCGGGTGAAGCGATCCTTGAGGTTCAGATCACCGGATCGGCGTACCCCTTCGACAGCGGAGTCGAACCGTACGACGGTCCCGATCCGATTCGTGCACAGCCGGGCGGGTCGGTGGTGGAGGTGCGGGGCGCACTCGTATTCGAAGGTGTCACACAGTCTTTCATTGGTGTATCCGAACCCCGATCTCCGTTCACCGTCAACGCGCTGACCGATCCGACGCGACTGGTGATCGACGTGCAGCGCTGA
- a CDS encoding nitroreductase/quinone reductase family protein gives MSTSPRAVTPPRWLKPMNKVFLLLQRFGGMKELPVLIVPGRKSGKPRRTPLTVVTLDGRRYLLEGFPGADWARNVRAADGLAQLSIRGDVTDVRLVELPADQAVPVLRAWPERSGSDGPKMMKDAGVVTDVTPDAFAAVAGRCGVFRIDTR, from the coding sequence ATGTCCACGTCACCGCGAGCCGTCACGCCACCACGCTGGCTCAAGCCGATGAACAAGGTGTTCCTGTTGCTGCAACGCTTCGGTGGGATGAAGGAACTGCCGGTCCTGATCGTGCCCGGCAGAAAGAGCGGGAAGCCGCGGCGGACACCGCTGACCGTGGTCACCCTCGACGGGCGGCGCTACCTCCTCGAAGGGTTCCCCGGGGCCGACTGGGCTCGCAACGTCCGCGCCGCCGACGGGCTGGCGCAGCTGTCGATCCGCGGGGACGTGACCGACGTCCGGCTCGTCGAACTGCCTGCAGACCAGGCGGTCCCGGTTCTTCGCGCCTGGCCCGAGCGGTCGGGTAGCGACGGCCCGAAGATGATGAAGGACGCCGGCGTGGTCACCGACGTCACCCCCGACGCCTTCGCCGCCGTCGCAGGGCGCTGTGGAGTTTTCCGGATCGACACTCGCTGA
- a CDS encoding DUF1304 domain-containing protein, with the protein MVIAGLVLAAVAGLLHVFIFYLESIAWTGERARATFGIGTLEEATVQKELAFNQGFYNLFLAIAVFVGIVLYAIGFDAVGATLVFTGTASMVAAALVLALSSPDKIAAALKQGVVPGLAVIALAVGLIV; encoded by the coding sequence ATGGTCATTGCAGGTTTGGTACTCGCCGCGGTAGCGGGGCTCCTCCACGTCTTCATCTTCTATCTGGAATCGATCGCCTGGACGGGCGAGCGCGCCCGTGCGACGTTCGGCATCGGGACGTTGGAGGAAGCGACTGTTCAGAAGGAACTCGCCTTCAACCAAGGGTTCTACAACCTGTTCCTCGCGATCGCGGTGTTCGTCGGAATCGTTCTGTACGCCATCGGTTTCGACGCCGTGGGCGCGACGCTGGTCTTCACGGGCACCGCGTCGATGGTCGCTGCGGCACTGGTTCTGGCGCTCTCGAGCCCCGACAAGATCGCGGCCGCACTCAAGCAGGGCGTGGTTCCGGGGCTTGCCGTGATCGCGCTCGCCGTCGGCCTGATCGTCTGA
- a CDS encoding DUF4436 family protein, with protein sequence MADTGKKFSWIVALAIVVGLMIAYVTVLVVYAKGGTDDGADTSGPAANGVVVYLDINTVNGADFEVAGTVSIDAGGDLLDGRGDLKQDLTVDVSPMVSDTELTFPAGTRPGVLPVSLYSDGDIRLWPFDRYVAESVTVQAFGPNDAGLLTEVVLIDSLIGWDIKAGDTVAGGKAFPVTSSRAAASLAFDLALCAMLIVLPICTLFVSIQTVRHRKTFQPPMVTWFAVMLFAVLPLRNIFPGSPPFGSWVDYSVVLWVLGGLVASLALYVVAWWKQAP encoded by the coding sequence ATGGCGGATACCGGTAAAAAATTCTCGTGGATTGTGGCGCTGGCAATCGTTGTCGGCCTGATGATCGCTTATGTCACCGTGCTGGTGGTCTACGCCAAAGGTGGCACCGATGACGGTGCGGATACAAGTGGACCGGCGGCGAACGGCGTCGTCGTGTACCTCGATATCAACACGGTCAACGGCGCCGACTTCGAGGTGGCCGGGACCGTCTCGATCGATGCCGGTGGTGATCTGCTCGACGGCCGGGGCGACCTCAAACAGGATCTGACCGTGGACGTTTCACCGATGGTCTCCGACACCGAACTGACGTTCCCCGCCGGTACACGCCCCGGGGTCCTGCCGGTGTCGTTGTACAGCGACGGCGACATCCGGCTCTGGCCCTTCGACAGATACGTCGCGGAGTCGGTGACGGTACAGGCGTTCGGTCCGAACGACGCTGGGTTGCTGACAGAGGTCGTGCTGATCGACTCGCTGATCGGCTGGGACATCAAAGCCGGGGACACCGTCGCCGGCGGAAAGGCGTTCCCGGTCACCTCGTCCAGGGCGGCCGCGTCGCTCGCGTTTGATCTCGCGTTGTGCGCGATGCTTATCGTTCTGCCGATCTGCACCCTGTTCGTCTCGATCCAGACGGTCCGCCACCGCAAGACGTTTCAGCCTCCGATGGTGACCTGGTTCGCCGTGATGCTGTTTGCCGTACTACCCCTGCGCAACATCTTTCCCGGTTCGCCCCCGTTCGGATCATGGGTGGACTATTCGGTGGTTCTCTGGGTGCTCGGCGGTCTCGTCGCGTCGCTCGCGCTGTATGTCGTTGCCTGGTGGAAACAAGCTCCTTAG